A genomic stretch from Telmatocola sphagniphila includes:
- a CDS encoding MFS transporter → MPEFKEEDLQMAAALNGDSPVRASIRQWIGLAVIALPCLLYSMDLSVLFLALPAISADLQPSSSELLWIVDIYGFLLAGFLIPMGNLGDRIGRRRLLMIGAGAFAFASVLAAFANGIAMLILARGILGIAGATLAPSTLSLIRNMFLSDRERSLAVGIWMASFSAGAALGPAVGGLMLTYFWWGSVFLLAVPIMILLLIVGPFVLPEFRDPRPGPLDLYSAGLSIVAVLSVIFGVKQIAELGFHPDSLLAIFLGIFIGYAFIQRQKKLVDPFINLDLFRIAEFSASLGSYIAYVFITFSAFLFSAQCTQLVYDMTPLETGLWSLPLAVALGVGSILAPLLIRKIKPGYVIGGSFVACATGLLIVSQVGEVDGRAMLLSGMVLLCLGGAPVGTLATDLIVGSAPADRAGAASAISETVGELGGALGIAITGSIATAVYRHSMSLVDLSGLGDAAKSAGDTFGQATELARVLPEPAKLKLLTASRHAFMNGFSISMVLCAALALVAAISVIYFLRKVKSE, encoded by the coding sequence ATGCCCGAGTTCAAGGAAGAAGACTTGCAAATGGCCGCAGCCTTAAATGGAGATTCGCCAGTTCGCGCTTCGATTCGGCAGTGGATTGGCTTGGCGGTAATCGCATTGCCTTGTCTCCTTTATTCCATGGACCTGTCCGTCCTCTTCTTGGCTTTGCCCGCAATTAGTGCTGATTTACAGCCGTCGAGTTCGGAACTTCTGTGGATTGTCGATATATATGGGTTCTTACTGGCGGGTTTCCTGATTCCGATGGGGAATCTGGGCGACCGAATTGGACGGCGACGACTGCTGATGATCGGGGCCGGCGCTTTTGCTTTTGCTTCTGTTTTAGCGGCTTTCGCGAATGGCATTGCCATGCTGATCTTGGCACGCGGAATTCTCGGCATAGCGGGGGCGACTCTGGCACCATCCACCCTGTCACTTATACGAAACATGTTTTTGTCTGATCGCGAGCGAAGTCTGGCAGTGGGAATTTGGATGGCCAGTTTTTCCGCAGGCGCGGCTCTCGGCCCGGCCGTGGGTGGACTGATGCTGACCTATTTTTGGTGGGGTTCCGTTTTTCTGCTCGCCGTCCCCATAATGATTCTTCTGTTGATCGTAGGGCCATTCGTACTTCCGGAGTTTCGCGATCCCCGTCCAGGGCCTTTGGATTTATACAGTGCGGGGTTGTCAATCGTTGCGGTCTTATCCGTAATCTTTGGCGTTAAACAAATTGCAGAATTGGGATTCCATCCGGACTCCTTATTAGCAATTTTCCTTGGAATTTTTATTGGTTATGCATTTATTCAGCGGCAGAAAAAATTGGTGGATCCCTTTATCAACTTAGATCTCTTTCGGATTGCCGAATTCAGTGCTTCTTTGGGAAGTTACATAGCCTATGTCTTTATTACCTTTAGCGCGTTTCTTTTTTCGGCGCAGTGCACACAGTTGGTATACGATATGACTCCCCTCGAAACTGGTTTGTGGTCGCTACCACTAGCAGTGGCACTAGGTGTTGGTTCCATTCTAGCCCCCTTATTGATCCGAAAAATTAAACCCGGCTACGTCATCGGAGGTAGTTTTGTGGCGTGTGCGACCGGCCTTTTGATCGTCAGTCAGGTGGGCGAAGTTGACGGGCGGGCGATGCTCTTGTCCGGGATGGTTCTTCTTTGCCTGGGGGGTGCCCCCGTCGGGACACTTGCAACCGATCTCATAGTTGGAAGTGCCCCGGCCGACCGAGCCGGCGCTGCCTCTGCGATTTCCGAGACTGTGGGGGAATTGGGAGGGGCGCTGGGTATTGCGATAACCGGCAGCATCGCGACCGCGGTCTATCGCCATTCGATGTCTTTAGTCGATCTTTCTGGTCTAGGGGATGCTGCGAAATCGGCCGGCGATACTTTTGGCCAGGCAACGGAACTCGCTCGAGTACTTCCGGAACCAGCGAAACTGAAGCTTCTCACCGCTTCTCGCCATGCATTTATGAATGGCTTTAGTATCAGCATGGTACTCTGCGCGGCACTGGCGCTTGTCGCCGCCATCTCAGTTATTTATTTTCTTCGCAAGGTGAAATCCGAGTGA
- a CDS encoding DUF1592 domain-containing protein, with the protein MPFLQSYCVKCHNPKTSEGELDLTKYTSTASIAQDFRQWEHVISFLKDEKMPPKEAKQPETAERKEFLAALEKGLLLEAKKLAEDPGVSLPRRLSNAEYNYTIRDLTGVDIRPTASFPIDPASGEGFNNTGEALVMSPNLFKKYYAAAQQVADHLLLTTTGFEFAPYPVITFADQQKFYEQAILRFYDQHKIQYETYLASAWSYRYRPASRRDVSIETWATEHKLSAKYLASLWNLLQDDTSNNVFYIQWLRQTWNALPAPVSEKETAIPPETLRQIRSIASTIQKLSKQLCTVETQAIISDGGNAPIVHIDRRKKMAAGRDKFNREVLQKPAQQLHWELKKSSDKSPSKLIISISGEPSDQGDQYVLLNRLNFSSAGEPDYNSQDLKRNLSLRNFLVKYAPDQLKTMEFGVHPLGNKVDAGSLILKVPSVIEIGIPPEALKDPLIKNFYAEASLNAKDSQSGFARVSLSNQKNPREDVTCGVFLIARDHPAAKAFQKSCETFCQLFPNRFYYVDETRGLSAGFHLIEGFFRDDQPLYNSVLSETEKKSLDRFWDELYFATKITEKMLHGFVFFEREERGFLKHPDFKSFKEEDPDLGKEDNLLRFEQVYLKRSNVKVTGEELEKHPIHAFFEDIRQGLRRRDKQLKEAEAAYIRNLQNFAKAAYRRPLSEQENKELVEFYTSVARQAEFGIEQAVRASITRILVSPHFCYRLELPPAGKTIQPVSDLILASRLSYFLWSSMPDKELLDLASKGELNNEKVLKAQVRRMLKDPKVSGFAQEFFGQWLKYRDFLQSETVNRQLFPEFDDSLKQAMFEEPTRFATGLIQEDLSLLNLLNGDFTYVNKRLARHYGFPFPGEEAVWIKISGLTAKGRSGFLGMAVFLTKNSQPGRTSPVKRGYWTVHELMGEHIPPPPPNVAVLPAKETDTQGKSIRELMALHTENVMCARCHQHFDPIGLAMEGFDPIGKHRTKDLAGRQVDNLVHLPSGEVSQGIPEFARYLATNRKNEFTQTLCRKFLGFGLGRSLELSDKVLLEKLQAQLEENDYRFSALFESVVLSPQFRSQRGKDYQPTVLKIHPAGEKP; encoded by the coding sequence TTGCCTTTCCTGCAGTCTTACTGTGTGAAATGTCATAATCCCAAGACCTCCGAGGGCGAACTTGATCTCACCAAGTACACGTCCACTGCCTCGATTGCTCAGGATTTTCGGCAATGGGAACATGTCATCTCTTTCCTGAAAGACGAGAAGATGCCTCCCAAGGAGGCTAAGCAACCCGAGACCGCCGAGCGGAAGGAATTCCTGGCGGCTCTAGAAAAGGGGTTGCTACTCGAAGCAAAAAAACTGGCGGAGGATCCGGGAGTTTCGTTGCCCCGACGACTCAGCAACGCCGAGTACAACTATACCATTCGCGACTTGACGGGTGTCGATATCCGCCCCACTGCGTCTTTCCCCATCGATCCGGCCTCCGGTGAAGGCTTCAACAATACGGGCGAAGCGCTGGTCATGTCGCCGAATCTGTTCAAAAAGTACTATGCGGCCGCTCAACAGGTGGCCGACCATTTGCTTCTGACCACCACCGGATTCGAATTTGCCCCTTATCCCGTCATCACTTTCGCCGATCAGCAAAAGTTCTATGAACAAGCGATCCTGCGCTTTTACGATCAACACAAAATCCAGTACGAAACTTACCTCGCCTCCGCCTGGTCGTACCGCTATCGCCCGGCGTCCCGGCGCGACGTCAGCATCGAAACCTGGGCGACGGAGCACAAATTAAGCGCGAAATATCTGGCTTCCCTCTGGAACCTGTTACAGGACGATACTTCCAACAACGTCTTCTATATCCAGTGGCTCCGTCAAACCTGGAATGCCCTCCCGGCCCCGGTTTCCGAGAAAGAGACCGCGATACCGCCAGAGACACTGCGGCAAATTCGATCCATCGCCAGCACAATTCAGAAGCTCAGTAAGCAGCTCTGTACTGTGGAAACTCAGGCCATCATTTCGGATGGCGGCAATGCCCCGATAGTGCACATCGATCGACGAAAAAAAATGGCGGCCGGCCGAGACAAATTCAACAGAGAAGTCTTGCAGAAACCAGCGCAGCAACTCCATTGGGAACTCAAGAAAAGCTCAGATAAATCACCATCGAAATTGATCATTTCCATTTCCGGCGAGCCTTCGGATCAGGGAGATCAATACGTCCTTCTGAATCGGTTGAATTTCAGTTCTGCTGGAGAACCGGATTACAATTCCCAGGACCTGAAACGAAATCTTTCCCTGCGGAATTTCCTGGTAAAGTATGCACCGGATCAATTAAAAACGATGGAATTCGGCGTTCATCCGCTCGGGAATAAAGTGGATGCTGGCAGTCTGATTCTTAAAGTGCCCTCAGTCATAGAAATTGGGATTCCTCCCGAGGCTTTAAAAGATCCATTGATCAAGAATTTCTATGCGGAAGCCAGTCTCAATGCGAAGGACTCGCAGTCCGGTTTTGCCCGAGTGAGTTTATCGAATCAAAAAAATCCTCGTGAAGATGTAACTTGCGGAGTATTTCTGATTGCCAGAGATCATCCCGCTGCCAAGGCGTTTCAGAAATCCTGTGAAACCTTCTGCCAGCTTTTTCCCAATCGCTTTTATTATGTCGATGAGACTCGCGGCCTTTCCGCGGGTTTTCACCTGATCGAAGGGTTCTTCCGGGACGATCAGCCCCTTTACAATTCGGTCCTGAGTGAAACCGAAAAGAAGTCGTTGGATCGTTTCTGGGACGAACTCTATTTTGCCACCAAAATTACCGAGAAGATGCTGCATGGCTTCGTCTTCTTCGAACGAGAAGAACGCGGCTTTCTCAAGCACCCCGATTTTAAATCTTTCAAAGAGGAAGATCCGGATCTGGGAAAAGAAGATAATCTGCTCCGTTTCGAACAGGTTTATCTGAAGCGTTCCAATGTTAAAGTGACCGGCGAGGAACTGGAAAAACATCCAATTCACGCTTTCTTCGAAGACATCCGCCAAGGATTGAGACGACGCGATAAGCAATTGAAGGAAGCGGAAGCCGCTTATATTCGCAACTTGCAGAATTTCGCAAAAGCGGCCTATCGTCGTCCTCTATCCGAGCAGGAGAACAAGGAACTTGTCGAGTTTTATACGTCGGTAGCCCGCCAGGCTGAATTCGGGATCGAGCAGGCCGTGCGGGCCAGCATTACTCGCATCCTCGTTTCGCCGCATTTTTGTTATCGACTGGAGTTGCCTCCCGCTGGGAAAACCATTCAGCCCGTTTCCGATCTGATACTGGCCTCCCGTTTGAGTTATTTCCTCTGGTCTTCGATGCCAGATAAGGAATTACTCGATCTGGCTTCGAAGGGCGAACTGAATAACGAAAAAGTTTTGAAGGCTCAAGTGCGACGAATGCTTAAGGATCCCAAGGTCAGCGGCTTCGCTCAGGAGTTCTTCGGCCAGTGGTTGAAATATCGGGATTTCCTCCAAAGTGAGACCGTCAATCGGCAACTCTTTCCCGAATTCGACGATTCTTTGAAACAAGCGATGTTCGAAGAACCCACGCGATTTGCCACAGGGCTGATACAGGAAGATCTTTCCCTGCTGAACTTATTGAATGGCGATTTTACTTATGTCAACAAGCGGTTGGCCCGCCATTATGGTTTTCCCTTCCCAGGCGAAGAGGCTGTTTGGATCAAGATCAGTGGACTTACCGCGAAAGGTCGGAGCGGTTTTCTGGGCATGGCTGTGTTTCTGACGAAAAACTCCCAACCGGGCCGTACCAGTCCAGTCAAGCGCGGATACTGGACCGTGCATGAACTGATGGGCGAACATATTCCCCCGCCGCCACCGAATGTGGCCGTTCTTCCCGCGAAGGAGACCGATACCCAGGGCAAGAGCATCCGGGAACTGATGGCCTTGCATACGGAAAATGTAATGTGTGCCCGCTGCCATCAGCACTTCGATCCCATCGGTCTTGCGATGGAAGGCTTCGATCCTATCGGCAAGCATAGAACGAAGGACTTGGCGGGCAGGCAGGTCGACAACCTCGTTCACCTCCCTTCCGGCGAAGTTTCGCAGGGCATCCCGGAATTCGCTCGGTATCTGGCCACAAACAGGAAGAACGAATTTACCCAAACTCTATGCCGAAAGTTTCTCGGTTTCGGGTTAGGGCGATCTCTAGAATTATCGGATAAGGTGCTGCTGGAAAAACTACAGGCTCAATTGGAAGAGAACGATTACCGTTTTTCCGCACTGTTCGAATCGGTCGTCCTCAGTCCGCAATTTCGTAGTCAACGTGGTAAAGATTATCAGCCGACTGTTTTAAAAATCCATCCTGCCGGAGAGAAGCCGTGA
- a CDS encoding LysR family transcriptional regulator, with protein sequence MPFYVDSLQLKSFISIAETGTFSQAAQTVGRTQSALTLQIQKLEAQLGCPLFDRSSRRVSLTEQGEIFLGYAKQMIQLQWEAISRLKEPDVKGEIRFGTPEDFATHYLPDVLASFRQHHPRVQLNVRCDLTLNLIDGFHRGEYDVILVKRDPQRVKGGTKVWREPLVWAAADHYRFEDPLSLVLSPQPCIYRDRAVAALKRAKRTWNICYTSPSLAGTIAAVKAGLGVTVLPSHMIPAGIHPLRKDAKLPHLADAEIALMKREELPKIAEMFAEHIVHSLESKGG encoded by the coding sequence ATGCCCTTTTACGTCGATAGCCTGCAGTTAAAAAGCTTCATTTCCATCGCGGAAACGGGAACCTTCAGTCAGGCCGCCCAAACGGTGGGACGAACGCAGTCGGCCTTGACCCTGCAAATCCAGAAGCTCGAAGCGCAACTGGGTTGCCCGTTATTCGATCGCAGCAGTCGTCGTGTCAGCCTGACTGAGCAAGGGGAAATCTTCCTCGGCTACGCAAAGCAGATGATTCAATTGCAATGGGAAGCGATCAGCCGGTTAAAAGAGCCCGATGTGAAAGGAGAGATTCGATTCGGTACACCGGAAGATTTTGCCACGCACTATCTTCCCGATGTGCTGGCCAGTTTTCGGCAGCATCACCCGCGCGTGCAATTGAACGTCCGCTGCGATCTGACTTTGAATCTGATCGACGGATTTCATCGCGGCGAATACGACGTGATCCTGGTGAAGCGCGATCCCCAGCGCGTCAAAGGCGGCACTAAAGTCTGGCGTGAGCCATTAGTCTGGGCAGCCGCCGATCACTATCGCTTCGAAGACCCTCTATCGTTGGTCCTTTCCCCTCAACCCTGCATCTATCGGGATCGAGCGGTGGCCGCGCTGAAAAGAGCCAAACGGACATGGAACATCTGCTACACCAGCCCCAGTCTCGCGGGAACTATCGCTGCAGTGAAAGCGGGCTTGGGAGTGACGGTTCTTCCTTCGCATATGATTCCGGCCGGGATTCACCCGTTACGCAAGGATGCGAAACTGCCCCATCTGGCCGATGCCGAAATTGCGCTGATGAAACGGGAAGAGCTTCCGAAAATTGCGGAGATGTTCGCGGAACATATCGTCCATAGTTTGGAAAGCAAGGGGGGTTGA
- a CDS encoding sugar phosphate isomerase/epimerase family protein → MRSIFTILLTAAFIAPCTAAEPKPNTRDDSASEKLGIKLSLQCWTFNKLTFFETVDKAKGLGIKYLEIFPGQKLKPGSDLKISRTMNDETIKEVKAKLEEAGGIKLVAYGVDGIPTDEDGARKTFEWAKKMGLTVLVTETDPNDVIEKMAKEFKIRVALHNHPSTWPPEKVLKAVSKRDPLLGSCSDTGHWMRANRKPIDCLKLLEGRVEHLHFKDLNENGNGHDVPWGTGRGDPAASLAELKRQGYKGYLSIEYEYGSIPQLDENLPKCVKFFDKTMTELAK, encoded by the coding sequence ATGCGATCCATTTTTACTATCCTACTGACCGCGGCGTTCATCGCCCCGTGCACGGCGGCCGAACCGAAGCCGAACACTCGAGACGATTCCGCCTCGGAAAAACTCGGCATCAAGCTCTCTTTGCAATGCTGGACTTTCAACAAGCTGACCTTCTTCGAGACTGTCGACAAGGCCAAGGGACTCGGCATCAAATATCTCGAGATCTTTCCCGGCCAGAAGCTTAAGCCTGGTTCCGATCTCAAAATCAGTCGGACGATGAATGACGAAACGATTAAAGAAGTTAAAGCCAAACTCGAGGAAGCCGGCGGTATTAAGCTGGTGGCCTATGGTGTCGACGGCATACCCACCGATGAAGACGGGGCCCGTAAGACCTTCGAGTGGGCGAAAAAAATGGGTCTTACAGTACTTGTCACTGAGACGGACCCGAACGATGTCATCGAAAAAATGGCCAAGGAATTCAAGATTCGCGTCGCTTTACACAACCACCCTTCTACCTGGCCGCCTGAAAAAGTGCTCAAAGCAGTATCTAAACGCGATCCCCTGCTCGGTTCTTGCTCCGACACCGGACACTGGATGAGGGCCAACCGCAAGCCGATCGATTGCCTCAAACTACTGGAAGGCCGAGTGGAACACCTTCACTTCAAGGATCTGAATGAAAATGGCAACGGGCACGATGTGCCGTGGGGAACGGGTCGCGGCGACCCGGCGGCCTCCCTGGCAGAACTGAAGCGTCAAGGCTATAAGGGCTATCTGTCGATCGAGTACGAATACGGCAGCATCCCACAATTGGACGAGAACTTGCCTAAGTGCGTCAAATTCTTCGACAAAACCATGACGGAACTGGCAAAGTAA
- a CDS encoding DUF1552 domain-containing protein — protein sequence MNFPKKINRRTVLQGLGCSIALPWLESTKLFAGEDLAAKTKVPQRFACLFMGDGISPHHWWSKGNGSEMELGSSLTSLAPFKEKLNVINGLFNRHGDGGHAKCTGNILSGANLQKGRLISGGVSMDQMLSQHLEDATPVPSMVLGCEQPVSGFHESNYSMVYASHISWRTPNSPIPIELFPALAFDSLFGMQSSKLQGSILDHALAQANDLRGKVSSSDQVKLDEYLTSVRETEKRIQKLKPQSDSASKLPPASARPPLAQPKDFSEYAKLMCDIIALAFQTDRTRIATLLLSRDLSGQVYPFLNLRDAHHNLSHSNEGPEYQSIVKFHVEQYAYLIGKLAKMQEGDRTVLDNSCIMFVSEHWNAHNGQQVPLVLAGGLGGKLKTGRSLDYLKSGDDKRKLCSLYLSLMDRMGLELKEFGDAKDRLVGI from the coding sequence GTGAATTTTCCCAAAAAGATAAACCGCCGAACCGTTCTGCAGGGGCTGGGTTGTTCGATTGCTCTTCCCTGGCTAGAGTCGACAAAACTCTTCGCGGGAGAAGATCTGGCGGCCAAGACAAAAGTACCACAGCGGTTTGCCTGCTTGTTCATGGGCGACGGTATATCGCCGCACCACTGGTGGTCTAAAGGCAACGGATCGGAGATGGAGCTCGGCTCCAGCTTGACTTCGTTGGCCCCCTTCAAGGAAAAACTGAACGTCATCAACGGCTTATTCAATCGCCATGGGGATGGCGGCCATGCCAAATGCACCGGTAACATCCTTTCCGGAGCGAATCTTCAGAAAGGTCGATTGATCTCAGGCGGCGTCAGCATGGATCAAATGCTGTCGCAACATCTCGAAGATGCAACACCCGTTCCCAGCATGGTTCTGGGCTGCGAACAGCCAGTCAGCGGATTCCACGAGTCCAACTATTCGATGGTTTATGCCTCGCACATTTCCTGGCGTACGCCGAACTCGCCGATCCCGATTGAGTTATTTCCCGCACTCGCGTTCGATAGCCTTTTTGGCATGCAGAGCAGCAAGTTGCAAGGAAGCATATTGGATCACGCCCTCGCCCAGGCCAATGACCTGCGAGGCAAAGTCAGTAGCTCGGACCAGGTGAAGCTGGACGAGTATCTGACATCAGTCCGCGAAACAGAAAAACGAATTCAAAAACTGAAACCGCAAAGCGACTCCGCTAGCAAGTTACCACCCGCTTCGGCACGTCCCCCGTTAGCCCAACCGAAAGATTTCAGCGAATACGCGAAGTTGATGTGTGATATTATTGCTCTGGCATTTCAAACCGACCGCACTCGAATTGCGACCTTACTACTATCGCGTGATCTATCGGGTCAGGTTTATCCATTTTTAAATCTTCGGGATGCTCACCATAATCTATCGCACTCGAATGAAGGACCGGAATACCAATCGATCGTCAAGTTCCACGTTGAACAGTACGCGTACTTAATTGGCAAGCTGGCCAAGATGCAGGAAGGGGATCGCACCGTATTGGATAACTCCTGCATCATGTTTGTCTCCGAACACTGGAATGCCCATAACGGCCAACAAGTTCCTCTCGTTCTGGCGGGCGGGCTGGGCGGTAAGTTGAAGACTGGCAGATCGCTCGATTATCTTAAATCGGGCGATGACAAGAGAAAGCTTTGCAGTCTTTATCTTTCCCTCATGGACCGCATGGGCCTGGAATTGAAAGAATTTGGAGACGCCAAAGATCGCCTTGTCGGCATTTGA
- a CDS encoding YaiI/YqxD family protein yields the protein MWIIYVDADACPVKEEIYKVAKRFEIKVVIAANNPMRIPNHPLVELVEKKGFDGVDDWIALMCETGDLVITADIPLAARSLAKGAHVLDPRGKPFTESDIGYALASRDLMNELRQSGEITGGPAPMTPKDRSRFLAKLDETLHKLKKLGTQKKP from the coding sequence ATGTGGATCATTTATGTCGATGCGGATGCCTGCCCGGTGAAGGAAGAAATCTACAAAGTCGCTAAACGCTTTGAAATAAAAGTCGTGATCGCGGCAAATAATCCCATGCGGATTCCCAATCATCCCCTGGTGGAATTGGTTGAGAAAAAAGGATTCGATGGAGTCGACGATTGGATCGCTCTGATGTGCGAGACGGGGGACTTGGTCATCACGGCGGATATTCCCCTCGCCGCGAGATCCCTGGCAAAGGGGGCTCATGTATTGGATCCTCGGGGTAAACCGTTCACGGAGAGCGATATCGGTTACGCCCTGGCTTCTCGCGATCTGATGAATGAACTTCGGCAGTCGGGAGAAATCACCGGAGGTCCCGCCCCCATGACTCCCAAAGATCGATCTCGATTTCTGGCAAAACTGGATGAAACCTTGCACAAATTGAAAAAGCTTGGCACCCAGAAAAAGCCGTGA
- a CDS encoding alpha/beta hydrolase: MRKLGMLTLLAVFASSTLWAAPPVRKFDDPGAPPFTVLKEGQNPPLDANDNFVIGPKYAAAPERKRIEGVPQGKVEQFEINSKETKLFNPGIARKEFGKVDPKNPKTLLVETHPIDYKRKITVYIPAQHPAGQEAPFQIIHDGPGGKPSAELLHIFDNLIAQKRIPPIVVIWVANGGGDAQGHERGKEYDNMNGDYAEYIETEVLPRVEKNYQIKLSKDPDHRAVMGNSSGGSAALIMAWFRTDLYHRVLTTSGTFVNQAWPFDPKYPDGAWGFHETLIPNSPKKPLRIFLSVGDADLLNPNAMRDEMHDWVEANNRMAKVLKAKGYDYQYLFCRGAGHGVGNAQAQFMPHALEWVWKGYVPK, from the coding sequence ATGCGTAAGTTGGGAATGCTTACCTTGCTGGCGGTTTTTGCCAGCTCCACTCTGTGGGCGGCACCACCGGTTCGCAAATTCGATGATCCGGGGGCGCCTCCTTTCACTGTCCTCAAAGAAGGGCAGAATCCTCCTCTGGATGCGAACGATAACTTTGTTATTGGGCCGAAGTATGCGGCCGCTCCGGAACGCAAGCGCATCGAGGGGGTGCCTCAAGGGAAGGTGGAGCAATTCGAAATCAACTCCAAGGAAACCAAGCTTTTCAATCCGGGAATTGCCCGCAAGGAGTTCGGGAAAGTCGATCCAAAGAATCCGAAAACGTTACTCGTGGAAACGCACCCGATCGACTACAAACGAAAAATTACCGTCTACATCCCCGCTCAGCATCCGGCAGGCCAGGAGGCCCCTTTTCAAATCATCCATGATGGTCCGGGCGGTAAACCGAGCGCTGAATTGCTGCACATTTTTGATAATTTGATCGCTCAAAAGCGAATTCCACCAATTGTTGTCATCTGGGTAGCCAACGGCGGCGGGGATGCCCAGGGCCACGAACGAGGCAAAGAATACGACAATATGAACGGCGATTACGCCGAGTATATCGAGACCGAAGTTCTGCCTCGCGTCGAGAAAAATTATCAGATAAAGCTGTCGAAAGATCCTGATCACCGGGCCGTGATGGGCAATAGCTCCGGTGGATCCGCGGCTTTGATTATGGCCTGGTTTCGAACCGATCTTTACCATCGCGTTCTGACCACATCCGGGACTTTCGTGAACCAGGCTTGGCCGTTTGATCCGAAGTATCCCGATGGAGCCTGGGGCTTCCACGAGACCCTCATTCCCAATTCTCCCAAGAAACCCTTGCGAATTTTCCTCTCGGTCGGGGACGCTGACCTGTTGAATCCCAACGCCATGCGGGATGAAATGCACGACTGGGTGGAGGCGAATAATCGCATGGCGAAAGTGCTGAAAGCGAAAGGCTACGATTACCAGTATCTCTTCTGTCGGGGGGCTGGTCACGGCGTCGGAAATGCTCAGGCGCAGTTTATGCCGCACGCATTGGAGTGGGTGTGGAAGGGGTACGTTCCGAAGTAG
- a CDS encoding proton-conducting transporter transmembrane domain-containing protein, with translation MRLVTDWDLPIFRIDRLNLVMAALIIFVAVNVFSFSRRYLAGDRQYRRHLAGIIFLALSVLGMVFADHLAVMLIAWGISNFLLVRLMIHKSEWRAAWNSGMLAFKTFALGFVLLTIGFGILSEQAGSSSISRILDQAGQFGKPMMTIALALIVLAAVTQSAAWPFHKWLLSSLNSPTPVSALMHAGLVNGGGFLLVRFAPMFQTQPILLHSVFVLGLISAVLGTSWKLIQTDIKRMLACSTLGQMGFMLMQCGMGLFAPAISHLCWHGLFKAYLFLSASSVLEDPKRKAYFGSRSFVTFLLALGLGVPGAFAFLLISGLLNPTLDTRLLLVGLAFMTCCQLAGRVLETGKSLSRILGAAVASIFGGGLYGLSIFLIDVLLEPLHLMTPQPLDVCYVTGFGFIGMIWLFMNLNGIQRFQNTELWKRLYMSALNSSQPSPHTITNVRAQYHY, from the coding sequence ATGAGATTAGTGACGGACTGGGATCTCCCGATCTTCCGGATCGATCGGTTGAATCTGGTGATGGCGGCTCTGATTATCTTCGTAGCCGTCAATGTTTTCAGCTTTTCCCGGCGTTACCTGGCGGGGGATCGCCAATATCGGCGGCATCTGGCCGGAATAATATTTCTGGCACTGAGTGTACTAGGGATGGTTTTTGCCGATCATCTGGCGGTGATGCTTATCGCCTGGGGAATCAGCAATTTCCTGCTGGTGCGCCTGATGATTCACAAAAGCGAATGGCGAGCAGCCTGGAACTCGGGGATGTTGGCGTTCAAGACGTTCGCCTTGGGATTTGTGCTCCTAACAATCGGATTTGGAATACTTTCGGAGCAGGCCGGAAGCAGTTCCATCTCTCGGATCCTGGATCAAGCCGGTCAGTTCGGTAAACCGATGATGACCATCGCTCTGGCATTGATTGTTCTGGCCGCAGTTACGCAATCGGCTGCCTGGCCATTTCATAAATGGCTGCTCTCCTCCCTCAATTCTCCCACTCCAGTTTCGGCACTTATGCACGCCGGATTGGTCAACGGTGGCGGCTTTTTGTTGGTCCGCTTTGCCCCGATGTTTCAGACGCAACCGATTTTGCTACACAGTGTCTTTGTTCTGGGACTGATCTCGGCAGTACTCGGGACCAGTTGGAAGCTGATCCAGACCGATATCAAACGGATGCTGGCCTGTTCGACTCTAGGGCAGATGGGCTTCATGCTCATGCAGTGCGGCATGGGGCTGTTCGCACCGGCCATCTCTCATCTCTGCTGGCATGGCTTGTTCAAAGCGTATCTTTTTCTCTCGGCCAGTTCGGTTTTGGAAGATCCCAAGCGGAAGGCCTATTTTGGAAGCCGCAGCTTCGTTACTTTCCTTCTAGCTCTCGGGTTGGGAGTTCCAGGTGCTTTCGCCTTTCTTCTGATCAGCGGACTGTTGAACCCGACTCTGGACACCCGTCTTCTCCTGGTGGGCCTGGCCTTCATGACGTGCTGTCAACTTGCGGGCCGTGTTCTTGAAACGGGAAAAAGTCTTTCCCGGATTCTCGGAGCGGCGGTCGCCTCCATTTTCGGCGGGGGACTCTACGGCCTCAGTATTTTCCTGATCGATGTGCTTCTTGAGCCGTTGCATCTGATGACGCCGCAGCCACTCGATGTCTGCTATGTTACCGGATTTGGTTTCATTGGGATGATCTGGTTATTCATGAACTTGAATGGAATTCAACGGTTTCAAAACACGGAACTTTGGAAACGCCTGTACATGTCCGCGCTGAATTCGAGTCAGCCCAGTCCACACACCATCACCAACGTCCGGGCTCAATACCACTACTAA